The Lepus europaeus isolate LE1 chromosome 21, mLepTim1.pri, whole genome shotgun sequence genome has a window encoding:
- the CHP2 gene encoding calcineurin B homologous protein 2, whose amino-acid sequence MGSRGSHATVIPDGDSIRRETGFSQASLLRLYHRFRALDRNKKGYLSRMDLQQIGALAVNPLGDRIIDSFFPDGNQRVDFSGFVRVLAHFRPIDEEEAGIRDPKQPEPLNSRMNKLRFAFQLYDLDRDGKISRHEMLQVLRLMVGVQVTEEQLESIADRTVQEADEDGDGAVSFLEFTKSLEKMNIEQKMSIRILK is encoded by the exons ATGGGCTCGCGCGGCTCCCACGCCACGGTCATTCCCGACGGGGACAGCATCCGGCGAGAGACGGGCT TCTCGCAGGCCAGTTTGCTCCGCCTGTACCACCGATTCCGCGCCCTGGACAGGAACAAGAAAGGCTACCTGAG CCGCATGGACCTCCAGCAGATCGGGGCGCTGGCCGTGAACCCCCTGGGAGACCGTATAATTGACAGCTTCTTCCCGGATGG GAATCAGCGAGTGGACTTTTCAGGCTTCGTCAGGGTCCTGGCGCATTTTCGGCCCATAGATGAAGAGGAAGCAGGAATCCGAGACCCCAAGCAACCCGAACCCCTTAACAGCAGAATGAACAAACTTCGCT TCGCATTTCAGCTGTATGACCTGGACAGAGATGGGAAGATCTCCAGGCACGAGATGCTACAG GTGCTGCGGCTGATGGTCGGGGTCCAGGtgacagaggagcagctggagagTATCGCCGATCGCACAGTGCAGGAGGCTGACGAAGACGGGGACGGGGCCGTGTCCTTCCTGGAGTTCACCAAG tcCCTAGAGAAGATGAACATTGAGCAAAAAATGAGCATTCGGATCCTCAAGTGA